A genomic segment from Nicotiana tabacum cultivar K326 chromosome 7, ASM71507v2, whole genome shotgun sequence encodes:
- the LOC107800255 gene encoding short-chain dehydrogenase reductase 3b-like, with protein sequence MANKLRLEGKVAVITGAASGIGETTARLFVEHGARVVIADIQDELGHQVVASIGTDKASYRHCDVTDEKQVEDTVVYAVEKYGTLDIMFSNAGTLGTLGTILDMDMTVFDRTMAINARGSALAVKHAARVMVTKKIQGSIICTASLEAILAGAAPLAYVASKHAILGVVKAAARELGQHGIRVNCVSPYGIATPMVCKTFGGDAAPIEASISGNANLKGITLSTKHIAEAALFLASDESAYVSAHNLAVDGGLSSIMKLD encoded by the exons ATGGCAAATAAGCTCAG GTTGGAGGGTAAAGTAGCTGTAATAACTGGTGCTGCAAGTGGCATTGGTGAAACAACTGCAAGATTGTTCGTGGAACATGGGGCGCGTGTAGTCATTGCTGACATTCAAGATGAACTTGGCCATCAAGTAGTGGCTTCAATCGGGACCGACAAGGCCAGTTACCGCCACTGCGACGTCACTGACGAGAAACAAGTTGAGGACACTGTTGTCTACGCTGTCGAAAAATACGGTACCCTTGATATCATGTTCAGCAATGCCGGCACCCTTGGCACTCTCGGTACCATTCTCGACATGGATATGACGGTATTCGATAGAACAATGGCTATTAACGCAAGAGGATCGGCGTTAGCCGTCAAGCACGCAGCTAGAGTCATGGTAACTAAAAAAATCCAAGGCTCCATCATATGCACGGCCAGCTTAGAGGCTATTTTAGCGGGTGCAGCTCCGTTAGCCTACGTGGCATCGAAACACGCCATCCTAGGCGTGGTGAAAGCGGCTGCGCGTGAGCTGGGACAACATGGAATTAGGGTGAATTGTGTATCGCCTTATGGCATTGCGACGCCAATGGTATGCAAAACGTTCGGCGGGGATGCCGCCCCTATTGAAGCTTCAATATCTGGAAATGCTAACTTGAAAGGTATTACATTGAGCACAAAGCATATTGCAGAAGCAGCACTTTTCTTGGCGTCGGATGAGTCGGCTTACGTTAGTGCTCATAATTTGGCTGTCGATGGTGGCCTAAGTTCTATTATGAAGCTAGATTAA